A region from the Hippoglossus hippoglossus isolate fHipHip1 chromosome 16, fHipHip1.pri, whole genome shotgun sequence genome encodes:
- the mtmr11 gene encoding myotubularin-related protein 11: protein MLTGSKTTFKVRQMLPDIKERMLSQSGVNARSRDVFGLRCLPGECVLQRAVMVRKKLTAREGRGWLSGTLFCTHFRVAFVPQDAPKPDDNADPVLLGDHDVALASIEKVVVVGPNRTKLVTPHSSLKFTPEELVLYCRDMRVVCFLFDRLTPDAQVLEITYTIAKTYQPLKPGSVLSFQNAALGSVEMKQFLSNRRRDAHMNWFESASDLEQELERCGASGWRVSSVNDRFEMSTSLPRFLVVPHKVFDTELKKSFAHFNEGRIPRWCWRHPRGSDLLRMASFQNNIYHEKDDIRNLEMILFGCQSSLCVVVELGEELPSPADIQLAHSRLRALCLGDISTSVSVPDDKWLSTLESTHWLDYTRSCLRKASEVACLLRGGHLTVALQEADDRDMSCVVSSLVQVMCDPHCRTQYGFQSLVQKEWVMSGHRFYSRINYHRDNDKEEAPVFLLFLDCVWQLWSQHPSRFQLTEDFLLALHDSIHLPLFTSFLGNCQRERCKRSQNNGQSYTPVNGWRDVHHPDSSSDPSDPPLPPVWDWALQYSKPRRDRFTQPVPPTPPLQPLLNGNLNTNPDTHKLTDTIPGSVVLLSRGTFSCPANLLPWRSSSSGIYKKSHRRAPSSESVPGLERLLKSWSLTELPQGPTSTSGPQGPLDPYEPLLPLLMGPCMGLWRECYLRGALHAQAFSHPIAANHPHPVERLAREVQLLKDKLAQVSTTTEENSPVKPAERRRPDTNLNQNTNNGTFLFPASRPHGTGVTRAAPPPTSTNHQTSRGPPPPAAAPPSRPSHKDSSGGSSSKHTFLFGHSSSAEARPDQRYYPVPSNAKLPKSNGSIAS from the exons GAGAGGATGCTGAGTCAGAGCGGGGTGAACGCGAGGAGCCGAGATGTGTTTGGACTGCGCTGCCTTCCAG GCGAGTGTGTTCTCCAGAGGGCTGTTATGGTGAGGAAGAAGCTGACTGCCAGGGAAGGAAGAGGTTGGCTGTCTGGGACTCTCTTCTGCACTCACTTCAGAGTGGCCTTCGTGCCCCAGGACGCTCCCAAGCCTGAT GACAATGCAGACCCGGTGCTTTTGGGAGATCACGATGTGGCTTTGGCGTCGATAGAGAAGGTTGTGGTTG TGGGACCAAACAGGACGAAGCTGGTGACCCCTCACTCCTCGCTGAAATTCACCCCGGAGGAGCTGGTGCTTTACTGTCGGGACATGCGAGTCGTCTGCTTCCTGTTCGACCGCCTCACTCCTGACGCACAGGTCTTAGAG ATAACCTACACCATCGCCAAGACCTACCAGCCTCTGAAACCAGGGTCGGTCTTATCTTTCCAGAACGCTGCTCTGGGCAGTGTGG AAATGAAGCAGTTTCTAAGCAACCGTCGTCGAGACGCCCACATGAACTGGTTCGAGTCGGCCTCGGACttggagcaggagctggagcgCTGCGGGGCCAGTGGCTGGAGAGTCAGCTCGGTGAACGACCGCTTTGAGATGTCCACCAG CCTCCCGAGGTTCCTCGTTGTTCCACACAAGGTGTTTGACACCGAGCTGAAGAAAAGCTTCGCCCACTTCAACGAAGGTCGAATCCCT CGCTGGTGTTGGCGACACCCCCGAGGCAGTGATCTACTGCGAATGGCCAGTTTCCAGAACAACATTTATCATGAGAAAGATGACATCAG GAACCTGGAGATGATCCTGTTCGGCTGCCAGtcgtctctgtgtgtggtggtggagctgGGAGAGGAGCTGCCGTCGCCTGCCGACATCCAGCTCGCTCACAGCCGCCTGCGCGCCCTCTGTCTGGGAG ATATCTCCACATCTGTGTCGGTGCCTGATGACAAATGGTTATCTACCCTGGAGAGCACCCACTGGCTGGACTACACAAG GTCCTGTTTGAGGAAAGCATCAGAAGTTGCCTGCTTGCTTCGTGGCGGTCACCTGACCGTGGCACTGCAAG aagCGGACGACCGGGACATGAGCTGCGTGGTGTCCAGCCTGGTGCAGGTGATGTGTGACCCCCACTGTCGGACCCAGTATGGCTTCCAGAGCCTGGTGCAGAAGGAGTGGGTGATGTCCGGCCACCGCTTCTACAGCCGCATCAACTACCACCGCGACAACGACAAAGAGGAG GCTCCGGTCTTCCTGCTCTTCCTTGACTGTGTCTGGCAGCTGTGGTCCCAGCATCCCTCTCGCTTCCAGCTGACGGAGGACTTCCTGTTGGCCCTGCACGACAGCATCCACCTGCCTCTCTTCACCAGCTTCCTGGGCAACTGCCAGCGAGAGAGATGCAAACGCTCCCAG AACAATGGGCAGTCCTACACGCCTGTCAACGGCTGGAGAGACGTGCATCATCCGGACTCTTCCTCAGATCCGTCAgatcctcctctgcctcccgtGTGGGACTGGGCTCTGCAGTACAGCAAACCCAGGAGAGACCGCTTCACTCAACCCGTCCCCCCGACCCCACCGCTCCAACCGCTGCTCAACGGAAACCTCAACAcaaacccagacacacacaag CTGACTGACACCATCCCCGGCTCGGTCGTCCTCCTCTCTCGAGGAACCTTCTCCTGTCCTGCTAACCTGCTTCCCTggcgcagcagcagctcaggcaTTTACAAGAAGAGCCACCGGAGGGCGCCGTCCTCCGAGAGCGTGCCCGGCCTGGAGCGGCTGCTGAAGTCCTGGTCCCTGACTGAGCTTCCCCAGGGCCCCACTTCCACCTCTGGACCTCAAGGGCCACTTGACCCCTACGAGCCGTTACTGCCCCTACTTATGGGGCCCTGCATGGGTCTGTGGAGGGAGTGCTACCTCCGGGGGGCGCTCCATGCACAG GCATTCTCCCACCCCATCGCTGCCAACCACCCCCACCCCGTGGAGCGACTCGCCAGGGAGGTGCAGCTGCTCAAAGACAAACTGGCACAAGTGTCCACCACCACAGAGGAGAACTCGCCCGTCAAGCCAGCCGAGCGCCGGCGGCCCGACACCAACCTGAACCAAAACACCAACAACGGCACCTTCCTCTTCCCGGCTTCGAGGCCTCACGGCACGGGGGTGACCCGGGCGGCGCCCCCTCCTACCTCCACCAACCACCAGACCTCGAGGGGCCCTCCTCCGCCAGCCGCAGCCCCACCATCCAGACCAAGCCACAAGGACAGTagtggcggcagcagcagcaagcacACCTTCCTGTTTGGGCACTCTTCATCAGCGGAGGCCCGTCCTGACCAGCGGTACTACCCAGTGCCCAGTAACGCCAAGCTGCCAAAGAGCAACGGGTCGATAGCTTCCTGA